The Candidatus Zymogenus saltonus genomic sequence GTAAAGTGTGGCAGATGCAATAAGGTTTTTATGGTGGGTGGGGAAATTGCAGAAATGGAAATTATAAATGAAAAGGAAAGCAATAAAACCCATCCTTTAAAACGAAAAAACGATATATATTTTAGAGTAATTGTTTTTATTGTTTTGCTATTTTTTATATTCCTTTATGTAAGACCATATTTACCGGAAAGAAAAATTAATATTAATTGTATTGATAGAAGGGGAAAACTGAAGTGGACCCAATATGGTAGACAGTGAAACGGGGGTTTTAAGGTGGATCATGCGGCCTGTTTCCCCCGTTGGTTTTTAAAA encodes the following:
- a CDS encoding zinc-ribbon domain-containing protein → MKITCPECGATGNIDESKIPDVGRKVKCGRCNKVFMVGGEIAEMEIINEKESNKTHPLKRKNDIYFRVIVFIVLLFFIFLYVRPYLPERKININCIDRRGKLKWTQYGRQ